The Pseudoalteromonas sp. N1230-9 genome segment ACCAACGATGGGGGCGGGCTGGTGTCCACCTGGCATGCTAGGAATAGGTATTGGTGGTACTGCAGAAAAAGCTGCGGTACTTGCTAAAGAATCATTAATGGATCCGGTTGATATTCACGAGCTGATTGAGCGCGGCGCAGAAACAACTGAAGAAAAAATGCGTATCGATATCTTCGAACGTGCTAATAAGTTAGGTATTGGTGCTCAAGGTCTTGGTGGTTTAACAACCGTGGTTGATGTGAAAGTCAAAACGGCACCAACTCACGCAGCATCAAAACCAGTGGTAATGATCCCGAACTGTGCAGCCACTCGTCACGTACACTTCACGTTAGATGGTTCAGGCCCAGCTGATCTTAAAGCGCCTAAACTTGAAGATTGGCCAGAAGTTACGTTCGAAGTAGGTGAAGGTACACGTCGTGTTGACTTAAACACACTGACTAAAGAAGACACGCAAGAATGGAAGATGGGTGAAACGGTTCTTCTGTCTGGTACTATTTTAACGGGTCGTGATGCAGCACATAAACGCCTACAAGATATGATCCAATCAGGTGAAGGTTTACCTGAAGGCGTTGATTTTGATAATAAGTTTATCTACTACGTTGGCCCTGTAGATGCAGTGGGTGATGAAGCGGTAGGTCCTGCTGGCCCTACAACCGCAACGCGTATGGATAAATTCACTGATATGATGCTAGAAAAAACGGGCATCATCGGTATGATTGGTAAGGCTGAGCGTGGTCCTGCAACAGTTGAATCAATCAAAAACAATAAGTCTATTTACTTAATGGCGGTAGGTGGTGCAGCTTACCTTGTATCTAAAGCAATCAAGAAAGCACGCGTTGTTGCATTCGAAGATTTAGGTATGGAAGCAATCTACGAGTTTGAAGTAGAAGATATGCCAGTAACGGTTGCTGTTGATAGTGAAGGTGCAAATGCGCATACGCAAGGCCCTGCTATTTGGAAAGCAAAAATCGAAGAACTTGATGGCAAATTAAAATAACCACCTTGCAATGCTTTTAATAAAAACGGCGCACCTGCGCCGTTTTTTTCAGCTCTGACCAGTCAGAATTCTTTTCTTTGAATACCTTTATAAAGCTGATGCTGCTAGGCTTTATAGGCACATTTTTCTTGTCACTTTTTCTTTACGCTATACTTTACCTTTACGTTCACGTAATAAAGTTGTTGATGTAAATCGCTTGTTTTGAATTAATAATGCTTGTTATTTGCCTTGCTGGGTATATTTTTTCTATAAACTGTTGGTTGTTGAGTTGTTGTTTCAGTGTGAGAACTTTGCTTAGTTTTATCATCTCATTTAGTGGCAAGGGAGCATTCGAAGTGATAAAGTCTCGGCAATTTCAGCGCTCACACCCTTTGGGGTAAGAAAATTTCGGAGTATTTAACTGTGGCTGTATTTAATAAAGTCGACTTTGATAACCACGAGCAAGTGGTGTTTTGTTCAGATAAAGAATCAGGCCTTAAGGCTATCATTGCGGTTCACAATACCAAGTTAGGTCCAGCTGTTGGCGGCTGTAGAATGTGGGACTACGCAACAGATGAAGCTGCCATAACAGATGCACTTCGTTTATCAAAAGGTATGACGTATAAAAATGCTGTGGCACGTTTACCATTCGGTGGCGGTAAGTCAGTTATTATCGGTAATGCAAAAGAAATTAAATCAGAGCAACTTTTCCGTGCATTTGGTCGCCAGTTAGAGCGTTTAAGCGGTAGCTACTATTCAGCTGAAGACGTAAACATCACCTGTGATGATGTGGCTATCATGAATAAAGAAACTAACTATGTATTAGGTCTTGAAGGTAAAAGTGGTAATCCATCACCTTTCACAGCGTACGGTACATTTTTAGGTATTAAAGCAGCTTTACAGCATCAACGTGGTCATCAAGACCTTGCTGGTATTAAAGTAGCAGTGCAAGGTTTAGGTGCTGTGGCATATGGCCTTTGTAAACACTTACACGAAGCGGGCGCAACATTATTTGTAACTGATATCAACGAGCAAGCTGTTGAGCGCGTTGTTAATGACTTCAATGCAACGGCTGTGGGTATTGATGAAATCTACGACTTAGATGTTGATGTGTATGCACCATGTGCACTTGGCGCAACGGTAAATGACACGACTATCCCGCGTTTAAAAGCAACAATTATTGCAGGTTGTGCGAATAACCAATTAGCAGAGTCTCGTCACGGTGAGATCATCCGCGAAAAAGGTATCTTATACGCACCAGATTACGTAATTAACGCAGGTGGTATCATCAACGTTTACTACGAAACTGCACCAGAAGGTTATAGTGCAGAAGCATCAACTAAACACGTTGAAGGCATTTTTGATACGCTAACTGAAATCTTTGCTCGCTCTGAAAAAGAGCAAAAATCAACGCATTTAATTGCCGATGAACTAGCATTAGAAATTATCGAAAACGGCTTATAATTTAGTAAATCGACTAAATTTATAGTTAAAAAAAGGTGCGCAAGTCGCACCTTTTTTGTCTCTGTTATTTATCGCATCAAGGTGACGAAGCTATGCTTGCTAGGTACACTCGGTTTTTAAACCTCGAGGACGCCTAATGAAAACTCCATCTTGTGAAATTACCCCAATTGATCTTAATACTTGGCCTCGTAAACAGCATTTCGCTTTTTTTAAAGAATTTTCTCTGCCATATTTTAATGTGTGTGTTTCACTCGACATGGCAGCTCTTTACAACAAGTGCAAAACCGAGCCGTATTCGTTTTTTCACAGCTATGTTTACCTAACACTTGAAACATGCCATGACTATGCGCCAATGCGTCAACGTATCGTTGATTTTTTACCTGTGCAGCTGTCATCTGTGCGTGGCAGTGTGGTTGAGCTGGCAGAAGATGAAACATTCCGCTTTAGTTATTTTGAAAAGCACGCCTCGATTGAAGATTTCTCAAAACACGCCATTACTGTGGGTAAAACAAGTAAAGCAAAACCGTTTTTCTCTGATGCATTTGCTGCAACAGAAGGGCAGCCTGATCTTATTCATATCTCAGTGCTTCCATGGTTAAACTTTACTGGGTTTGCCCACGCAGTGAGTGAGGGGCATGGCCTTGGTATTCCTAAGTTTGTATTTGGTCAGTATGACTCAAAAACTGGCAAAATGCCGCTTTCAATTGATGTGCATCATGCCTTAATGGACGGGTTACATGTCGCACGTTTTGTAAAACTACTGCAAGAAAAAATTAATAATTTTTGTAAATGATTGTTGCTAATTGTGATTAAACTGAGTAAAAATTAGCACTTAGGTAGTATTTGCTCAGTTGGCTGAATCTTCGCTTATTCTGCAAAACTATACACAGTAATAATGATAATAAGTATCAAGGTTTTATTTTATGGCGCGGGTAATCTGCTGTGTGTTGTTGTTTTTAAGTTTTGGGCTTACAGCCAAACCTGCGCGTCTGTCACTAACAGATTACTTCACTGAAACATGGAGCACTCGCTCTGGCCTACCGCATAACAGTATCAATAGTGTTAGCCAAACAAAAGATGGTTATATTTGGGTGGCGACGTGGGAAGGGTTAGCACGTTTTAACGGACGAGAATTCAAACTCTTAACACGCACAGAAATTCCTGGCTTACCTGATTCTGGTCTACGAAGCTTGATTGCCACAGAAAATGGAGATTTGTACATAGTCGGAGCTCGTGGAGGAATTGCGAAAAGGTCGCAAGGTCATTGGCAGGCACTGCCAGCTTCATCAACAATGGTAAATCATGCCCTTATTACAAAAAGTGGAGAGCTTTGGCTCGCTCTAGAGGGGCAAGGTATACTTTACCGCTCGTCTGAACAAGCACCAGAACAACAGTTACTAGATAAACTCAGCGTTTATCGATTATTGCAAGATAATGATAATGTTATCTGGGCCGCAACGAGCGATGGCTTATATCAAATTATCAATAAAAAAGTCAGTAAAGTGAGCCCACGTTCAGGCTTACCTGATGCATCTGTCTTTACTTTGTTGCTTACTCAATCAGGTGATTTAGTTGTTGGGACTGAGAGTGGAGCTTGGAAAAAGCAACAAGATGTATTCGTTTCCATAAATGATGTTTTAAACAATGAATCAATATCGAGTTTGCTTGAAGATGCACAAGGGGACTTATGGTTTGGCACCATTAATAAAGGTGTTTTTAGGTTAAGTGAGCGAGGGCTTGAGAATCTAGATGCAGATGATGGATTGCCTAACAACCGGATCTTATCTCTTTTGCAAGATCGTGAAAAAAGTATCTGGGTTGGTACTAATGCAGGACTATTTAGATTAAGAGAAGCGCCATTTACCAACTGGAGTCAAAGTCGGGGTTTGGCATCTGATTACGTCAGAACGGTTCTCTCACATTCAGATGGCAGTGTATGGGTTGGTAGTAGCAATGGGCTTAACCGCATTGAAAAGGGTGAAATTAGCACTTTAAGGCAGGCTTATGAACGTGATCCTTTATCGGTATTGAGCTTAACCGAAGATAAAAAAGGTGATGTTTGGTTAGGCACGTATACGGCTGGTTTAATGAAAGTCGTCAATAATAAAATTTACCCCGTAAAGAATAGAAAAAATGGTTTAATCAGTAATGAGGTTCGTTCGTTACTTTTTGATTCTGAAAATAATTTATGGATAGGTACAGCCAGTGGTTTAACAAAGTTAAACGAAGATGGGCAAGTGCATTCTTATACATCAGAACATGGTTTAGCGGGGAACTTTATTATGGCCTTGGCGGAGGACACGCAAGGTCGATTATGGATTGGTACCGGAGTTGGTGTTTCTATCTATACACCGTCTGAGGACAGCTTTGCCACTATTACTTTTCCAGAATACTTTAGCACTGAGTATGCGTTTGGTTTTTATGTTGACGACACTGTCATGTGGTTAGCGACTGACAGGGGGTTGGTTCGTTACAATATGCTAAACGACACAATGTCACTATTTGGTCGTCAAGAAGGACTACCTGTCGATAAATTATTTCAGATTGTTGAGCAAGGTGATTCACTTTGGCTGACAAGTAATAGGGGCATTATTCAAATAAATAAGGCGCAGTTAGTCGCATTTTTAGATCAGCCTAAACGCGTTAATCCACTGACCGTGTCTATGCAACTCTATGATGAGGGTGATGGAATGCTGAGCGCCCAAGCTAATGGAGGGTCGACTCCAGCAGCAACCCTTCACTCTGACGGACAAATCTGGGTTGCGACCGCACGTGGCGTTGCTGTGGCAACGCCTGAGCGATTAAAAGAAGCCAGTACACGTCAGTTATCGACAGTCATTGAAAGTTTTGATGTGGATGGCAGAGCGGTTGCACTGCCACCTAGTGATGAACTACTTAACCTGCCGCCTGGGATTTCTCGTGTATCGTTTAATTATGCGGGGTTGAGTTTTATAATGCCTCAGCGGCTTAACTATCAGACCCAACTGAGCGGTTACAATGAACAGTGGGTTGATAGAGGGCGCTTGGCTATTACTGAATACACGAATTTAGCGCCAGGTGAGTATACTTTTAAAGTGCGTGCAGGCTATCCCAACAGCGATTGGCAAGATAACGAACAAGTTTTACGCTTTAGGATAGCCCCTTACTTTTGGCAGAAGACAAGCTTCAAACTTTTAATTGTTTTTGCGATTATTTTAATAGCTTACAGTATTTACAAATTTCGTTTATACCACTATAAGCGGATTGAAATAGAGTTAACCGAAAAAGTAGAGCAACAAATGCATGACTTGAAAAACCAAGCGGATGCATTTGCGCATTTGGCTAATCATGATCAGTTAACTCAGTTACCTAATCGACGCGCTTTCGATGTTTGTTTGTCACAAAGTTTTGATAAATTTAGAAAAGAGAATAAATTCTTCTCTATTGCGATCATGGATATTGATCATTTTAAATCAGTTAACGACAATTTTTCTCATCTAATAGGTGACAAAGTAATTTGTGAAATAGCGCGCTTACTCACTTTAAATTGTACCCATATAGGTCAAGCAGCTCGCTGGGGTGGCGAGGAATTTACGCTTTTATTCCCAGAAAAAACAGCAAAAGAGGCAGCACGAGTATGTGAGGTTATTCGCCTTGAGATTGCAAACTATGATTTCTCGCATATCGCTAGTGGTTTGTCTGTTACGGTTAGCTTTGGTTTAGCT includes the following:
- a CDS encoding fumarate hydratase, with the translated sequence MSTIRQQDFIDSIEDALQYISFYHPLDFVQALEKAYNKEQSKAAKDAIAQILINSRMSAEGKRPLCQDTGIITCFVKVGMDVKWDKTDMTVQQMVDEGTRRAYLNPDNPLRASIVADPAGTRKNTKDNTPSVVHIDLVPGAEVEVMVAAKGGGSENKTKMVMLNPSDDVAAWVEKTLPTMGAGWCPPGMLGIGIGGTAEKAAVLAKESLMDPVDIHELIERGAETTEEKMRIDIFERANKLGIGAQGLGGLTTVVDVKVKTAPTHAASKPVVMIPNCAATRHVHFTLDGSGPADLKAPKLEDWPEVTFEVGEGTRRVDLNTLTKEDTQEWKMGETVLLSGTILTGRDAAHKRLQDMIQSGEGLPEGVDFDNKFIYYVGPVDAVGDEAVGPAGPTTATRMDKFTDMMLEKTGIIGMIGKAERGPATVESIKNNKSIYLMAVGGAAYLVSKAIKKARVVAFEDLGMEAIYEFEVEDMPVTVAVDSEGANAHTQGPAIWKAKIEELDGKLK
- a CDS encoding Leu/Phe/Val dehydrogenase, which translates into the protein MAVFNKVDFDNHEQVVFCSDKESGLKAIIAVHNTKLGPAVGGCRMWDYATDEAAITDALRLSKGMTYKNAVARLPFGGGKSVIIGNAKEIKSEQLFRAFGRQLERLSGSYYSAEDVNITCDDVAIMNKETNYVLGLEGKSGNPSPFTAYGTFLGIKAALQHQRGHQDLAGIKVAVQGLGAVAYGLCKHLHEAGATLFVTDINEQAVERVVNDFNATAVGIDEIYDLDVDVYAPCALGATVNDTTIPRLKATIIAGCANNQLAESRHGEIIREKGILYAPDYVINAGGIINVYYETAPEGYSAEASTKHVEGIFDTLTEIFARSEKEQKSTHLIADELALEIIENGL
- a CDS encoding CatA-like O-acetyltransferase — encoded protein: MKTPSCEITPIDLNTWPRKQHFAFFKEFSLPYFNVCVSLDMAALYNKCKTEPYSFFHSYVYLTLETCHDYAPMRQRIVDFLPVQLSSVRGSVVELAEDETFRFSYFEKHASIEDFSKHAITVGKTSKAKPFFSDAFAATEGQPDLIHISVLPWLNFTGFAHAVSEGHGLGIPKFVFGQYDSKTGKMPLSIDVHHALMDGLHVARFVKLLQEKINNFCK
- a CDS encoding two-component regulator propeller domain-containing protein, whose amino-acid sequence is MARVICCVLLFLSFGLTAKPARLSLTDYFTETWSTRSGLPHNSINSVSQTKDGYIWVATWEGLARFNGREFKLLTRTEIPGLPDSGLRSLIATENGDLYIVGARGGIAKRSQGHWQALPASSTMVNHALITKSGELWLALEGQGILYRSSEQAPEQQLLDKLSVYRLLQDNDNVIWAATSDGLYQIINKKVSKVSPRSGLPDASVFTLLLTQSGDLVVGTESGAWKKQQDVFVSINDVLNNESISSLLEDAQGDLWFGTINKGVFRLSERGLENLDADDGLPNNRILSLLQDREKSIWVGTNAGLFRLREAPFTNWSQSRGLASDYVRTVLSHSDGSVWVGSSNGLNRIEKGEISTLRQAYERDPLSVLSLTEDKKGDVWLGTYTAGLMKVVNNKIYPVKNRKNGLISNEVRSLLFDSENNLWIGTASGLTKLNEDGQVHSYTSEHGLAGNFIMALAEDTQGRLWIGTGVGVSIYTPSEDSFATITFPEYFSTEYAFGFYVDDTVMWLATDRGLVRYNMLNDTMSLFGRQEGLPVDKLFQIVEQGDSLWLTSNRGIIQINKAQLVAFLDQPKRVNPLTVSMQLYDEGDGMLSAQANGGSTPAATLHSDGQIWVATARGVAVATPERLKEASTRQLSTVIESFDVDGRAVALPPSDELLNLPPGISRVSFNYAGLSFIMPQRLNYQTQLSGYNEQWVDRGRLAITEYTNLAPGEYTFKVRAGYPNSDWQDNEQVLRFRIAPYFWQKTSFKLLIVFAIILIAYSIYKFRLYHYKRIEIELTEKVEQQMHDLKNQADAFAHLANHDQLTQLPNRRAFDVCLSQSFDKFRKENKFFSIAIMDIDHFKSVNDNFSHLIGDKVICEIARLLTLNCTHIGQAARWGGEEFTLLFPEKTAKEAARVCEVIRLEIANYDFSHIASGLSVTVSFGLADSQSASDYDRLLAQADKALYCAKSAGRNQVVIYRSE